One genomic region from Anabaena sp. PCC 7108 encodes:
- a CDS encoding NAD(P)H-quinone oxidoreductase subunit 4 codes for MNAIELPWLSAIIFLPLVATLAIPFIPDKDGKTVRWYGLGVAFADFALMIFAFWQSYDFQSSALQLTENYAWIPQIGFNWAVGVDGLSMPLILLTGLINTLAIFAAWKVDNKPRLFYALMLVMYSAQLGVFLAQDLLMFFLMWEIELVPVYLLISIWGGKNRRYAATKFIIYTAAASIFILVAGFAMAFSGDNVTFNMTALGMKEYPQALELALYAGFLIAYGVKLPIFPFHTWLPDAHGEASAPGSMILAGVLLKMGGYALIRFNVEMLTDAHVVFAPVLAVLGVVNIVYGACCAFAQTNLKRRLAYSSIAHMGFVLIGIASYTEIGISGAVLQMVSHGLIAASLFFLSGVTYERTHTLIMDKMGGMAKVMPKTFALFTIGSMASLALPGMSGFVGELMVFLGIGTSDVYSSSFKIVVIFLSAVGVILTPIYLLSMLRQVFYGEQSEELHLDAVISDVKPRELFITACLLLPIIGIGFYPKMVTQTYDVKTVEVAAHARQVLPVIARQQPTNLYSQIFTTPTLASSEIVNIAE; via the coding sequence CTTCCTTGGTTGTCAGCCATAATTTTTCTGCCTTTAGTAGCCACCCTAGCCATTCCCTTCATTCCCGATAAAGACGGCAAAACCGTTCGCTGGTATGGCTTAGGAGTAGCATTTGCAGACTTTGCATTAATGATTTTTGCCTTCTGGCAGAGCTACGACTTCCAAAGTTCAGCCCTGCAACTCACAGAAAACTATGCTTGGATACCCCAGATTGGTTTTAACTGGGCTGTCGGGGTTGATGGTTTATCAATGCCCCTGATACTTTTAACAGGCTTAATCAACACTCTGGCAATATTCGCGGCTTGGAAAGTAGACAACAAGCCGCGTTTATTTTATGCCTTAATGTTGGTGATGTACAGCGCCCAATTAGGCGTGTTCCTCGCCCAAGACTTGCTCATGTTCTTCCTAATGTGGGAAATCGAGTTAGTACCCGTTTACTTACTAATTTCCATCTGGGGAGGAAAAAACCGCCGCTACGCAGCTACCAAATTCATTATTTATACAGCCGCAGCATCTATATTTATTCTCGTAGCTGGTTTTGCAATGGCATTCTCTGGTGATAACGTCACCTTCAACATGACAGCATTGGGAATGAAAGAATATCCCCAAGCCTTAGAACTAGCACTATATGCAGGTTTTTTAATTGCTTACGGTGTAAAACTACCAATTTTCCCTTTTCACACATGGTTGCCTGATGCTCACGGTGAAGCATCTGCTCCTGGTTCGATGATTTTAGCAGGTGTGTTGTTGAAGATGGGTGGTTATGCACTTATCCGCTTCAACGTGGAAATGTTAACAGATGCCCACGTTGTTTTTGCTCCAGTTTTAGCAGTCTTAGGTGTAGTTAACATAGTTTACGGTGCTTGTTGCGCCTTTGCTCAAACCAACCTCAAACGCCGCTTGGCTTACTCTTCAATTGCCCACATGGGGTTTGTGTTAATTGGGATTGCTTCTTACACAGAAATCGGTATCAGCGGTGCTGTGTTACAGATGGTTTCTCACGGTTTAATTGCAGCTAGTTTATTCTTCTTATCCGGTGTAACTTACGAACGTACCCACACCTTAATAATGGATAAAATGGGCGGCATGGCTAAAGTAATGCCCAAAACCTTTGCATTATTTACTATCGGTTCAATGGCTTCTTTAGCTTTACCCGGTATGAGTGGTTTCGTCGGTGAGTTAATGGTATTCCTGGGTATTGGCACCAGTGATGTTTACAGTTCTAGCTTCAAAATTGTAGTCATCTTTCTGTCAGCAGTTGGCGTAATTCTAACTCCCATTTATCTACTTTCAATGTTGCGTCAAGTGTTCTACGGTGAGCAAAGCGAAGAGTTACATTTAGATGCTGTTATCTCTGATGTTAAACCCCGCGAATTGTTCATCACTGCTTGTTTATTGCTGCCTATCATCGGCATTGGTTTCTATCCTAAGATGGTGACACAAACCTATGATGTGAAAACAGTAGAAGTTGCGGCTCATGCTCGTCAAGTGTTGCCAGTGATTGCTCGTCAACAACCTACTAATTTGTACTCGCAAATCTTCACAACACCAACATTAGCAAGTTCTGAAATTGTTAATATAGCTGAGTAA